The Pirellulimonas nuda genome includes a region encoding these proteins:
- a CDS encoding IS701 family transposase, translated as MDADEIRRLKPELTSYLHEFDACFSRRDTRAHLPTYVEGQLSELPAKSCEPMALAAGVAPRTLQEFLAQHRWDEDAVRRRLQEIVLRDHAGPHSIGLIDETSDVKKGDKTPGVQRQYCGCVGKQENGIVTVHLGYATGDFHALVDGELFLPESWSEDRQRCRAAGIPEDMVYRSKWKIALELCDRAAAHGVMFDWLTFDEGYGGKPLFLQGLDGRKQRFVAEVPTTFSCWTDRPRVTERPFRRGGRGRPRKVPRLVAAASAPQSVQDLAENWPELRDQAWTRYYVKDGEKGPLVWEAKHARIVMKNDDGLPGIELHLLVARNALNHDEVKYFISNAPSDTTIETLLLVAFSRWRVERCFRDQKQEIGLDQWEGRCYLGLKRHLILSCVSYLFLARCRERLRGKKSGGHGLPSPRRRRRAAAELAA; from the coding sequence ATGGACGCCGATGAGATCCGCCGTTTGAAGCCGGAATTGACGAGTTACTTGCACGAATTCGACGCCTGTTTCTCGCGTCGAGATACTCGTGCGCACTTGCCAACCTACGTCGAAGGCCAACTCTCCGAACTGCCCGCGAAGAGTTGCGAGCCGATGGCGCTGGCCGCCGGAGTGGCGCCGCGGACGCTGCAAGAGTTCCTGGCCCAGCACCGCTGGGACGAAGACGCCGTGCGCCGGCGACTCCAAGAGATCGTCCTCCGAGATCATGCGGGGCCGCACTCGATCGGCCTGATCGACGAAACGAGCGACGTCAAGAAGGGGGACAAGACGCCCGGCGTGCAGCGGCAGTACTGCGGCTGCGTCGGCAAGCAGGAGAACGGCATCGTCACGGTCCACTTGGGCTACGCGACCGGCGACTTCCACGCGCTGGTCGACGGCGAGCTGTTCTTGCCGGAGAGTTGGTCGGAGGACCGCCAGCGGTGTCGGGCCGCCGGCATTCCCGAGGACATGGTCTACCGCTCCAAGTGGAAGATCGCCCTGGAGCTTTGCGATCGGGCCGCGGCCCACGGCGTGATGTTCGACTGGCTGACGTTCGACGAAGGCTACGGCGGAAAGCCGCTGTTTTTGCAGGGCTTGGACGGTCGAAAGCAACGCTTCGTCGCCGAGGTCCCGACGACGTTCTCGTGTTGGACCGACCGGCCGCGCGTGACGGAGCGACCCTTTCGCCGCGGCGGTCGCGGCCGGCCCCGCAAGGTCCCGCGGTTGGTCGCCGCAGCGAGCGCCCCGCAGAGCGTGCAAGACCTCGCCGAGAACTGGCCCGAGCTGCGTGATCAAGCGTGGACCCGGTACTACGTGAAGGACGGCGAGAAGGGGCCGCTCGTGTGGGAGGCGAAGCACGCCCGCATCGTCATGAAGAACGACGACGGGTTGCCGGGGATCGAACTCCACCTGCTCGTCGCCCGCAACGCATTGAACCACGATGAGGTGAAGTATTTCATCAGCAACGCCCCGTCCGACACGACCATCGAGACGTTGTTGCTGGTCGCGTTCTCGCGGTGGCGCGTCGAACGGTGCTTCCGCGACCAGAAGCAGGAGATCGGACTCGATCAGTGGGAGGGCCGCTGTTACCTCGGTCTCAAACGCCACTTGATCCTGTCGTGCGTCAGCTACTTGTTCCTGGCCCGCTGTCGTGAACGGCTGCGGGGGAAAAAATCCGGAGGTCACGGTCTGCCAAGTCCACGCCGCCGTCGGCGCGCTGCTGCCGAGTTGGCAGCGTAA
- a CDS encoding arylsulfatase, translated as MPRIYTPLVCCCLLLMAAASSAEQPPNIVFIMADDLGYGDLGCYGQQRIATPHLDRMAADGVRFSQHYAGSTVCAPSRCVLMTGKHLGHAEVRGNRSVSDTSEQPLEDATLTIAEVLKGRGYATAIVGKWGLGDQHTSGFPNKQGFDYSFGYLGHWHAHNQYPEFLFRNGEKVYLNNFVPGARPSGAGNATKREDYAGDLMIEEAREWINQNHSKPFFLYLSLAVPHANNEAGDEGMQVPDYGPYKNRDWPQPQKGAAAAITRMDSAIGGLLEQLETLGVADNTLVVFTSDNGPHAEGGFDPEFFHSSGPLRGIKRDLYEGGVRVPMMAVWPAKIEPGSESDTISGFQDWMATFADVAGADAPKETDGVSLVPSLTGKGQQQQHPYLYFEFYEQGGKRSVRVGPWKAVQLGMNSKKPRPVELYNLDDDLGERNNVAADHPEIVARLTREMDGARSDSPAYTFGAAADAEAATVGPEGR; from the coding sequence ATGCCCCGCATCTATACCCCCTTGGTCTGCTGCTGCTTGTTGTTGATGGCGGCCGCGTCGTCTGCCGAGCAGCCGCCGAATATCGTGTTCATCATGGCGGACGACCTGGGGTACGGCGACCTCGGCTGCTACGGCCAACAGCGAATCGCCACGCCCCACCTCGACCGCATGGCGGCCGACGGCGTGAGGTTCAGCCAGCACTACGCCGGCTCGACCGTCTGCGCCCCGTCGCGCTGCGTGCTGATGACCGGCAAGCACCTGGGCCACGCCGAGGTGCGCGGCAACCGCTCGGTGAGCGACACCAGCGAGCAGCCGCTCGAAGACGCCACGCTCACCATCGCCGAGGTGCTCAAGGGCCGGGGCTACGCCACCGCCATCGTCGGCAAGTGGGGCCTGGGAGACCAGCACACCAGCGGCTTTCCCAACAAGCAGGGCTTCGACTACTCGTTCGGCTACCTGGGCCACTGGCACGCCCACAACCAGTACCCGGAGTTCTTGTTCCGCAACGGCGAGAAGGTGTACCTGAACAACTTCGTGCCCGGCGCGCGTCCCAGCGGCGCGGGGAACGCCACGAAGCGCGAAGACTACGCCGGCGACCTGATGATCGAAGAAGCCCGCGAGTGGATCAACCAGAACCACAGCAAGCCGTTCTTCTTGTACCTTTCGCTCGCTGTGCCGCACGCCAACAACGAAGCGGGCGACGAAGGGATGCAGGTCCCCGACTACGGCCCGTACAAGAACCGCGACTGGCCCCAGCCGCAGAAGGGCGCCGCGGCCGCGATCACCCGGATGGACAGCGCCATCGGCGGGCTGCTGGAGCAGCTCGAAACGCTGGGCGTGGCGGACAACACCTTGGTGGTGTTCACCAGCGACAACGGCCCGCACGCCGAGGGGGGCTTCGACCCCGAGTTCTTCCACTCGTCCGGCCCGCTACGCGGCATCAAGCGCGACCTGTACGAGGGGGGCGTCCGCGTGCCGATGATGGCCGTCTGGCCGGCCAAGATCGAACCCGGCAGCGAGTCGGACACGATCAGCGGCTTCCAAGACTGGATGGCGACCTTTGCCGACGTCGCCGGCGCCGACGCGCCGAAAGAGACAGACGGCGTCTCGCTGGTCCCCAGCCTCACCGGCAAGGGCCAGCAGCAACAGCACCCCTACCTGTACTTCGAGTTCTACGAGCAAGGGGGCAAGCGGTCGGTCCGCGTCGGCCCCTGGAAAGCGGTGCAGCTAGGGATGAACTCCAAGAAGCCACGGCCGGTAGAGCTGTACAACCTGGACGACGACCTGGGCGAACGCAACAACGTAGCGGCCGATCACCCCGAGATCGTCGCGCGGCTGACGCGGGAGATGGACGGGGCCCGCAGCGACTCGCCGGCCTACACGTTCGGCGCGGCGGCCGACGCCGAGGCGGCGACGGTGGGGCCCGAGGGGCGGTAG
- a CDS encoding RidA family protein, whose protein sequence is MSAEQRLVELGITLPSPPAVMGLYKPVIVVGSLAHTSGHGPLQADGKLTTGRLGDSLDVEAGYAAARLTGLAMLASLRAQLGTLDKVQRLVKTLGLVCATPEFTQHPAVINGFSELMREVFGADAGVAARSAFGTPSLPAGMAVEIEATFLLHP, encoded by the coding sequence ATGAGCGCAGAACAACGACTCGTCGAACTAGGGATCACGCTCCCCTCCCCCCCCGCGGTGATGGGGCTCTACAAGCCGGTGATTGTGGTGGGGAGCCTAGCCCACACCTCGGGGCACGGGCCGCTGCAAGCCGACGGCAAGCTGACCACCGGCCGCCTGGGCGACTCGCTCGATGTCGAGGCGGGCTACGCCGCGGCCCGGCTCACCGGGCTGGCGATGCTGGCCTCGCTGCGTGCGCAGCTCGGCACGCTCGACAAGGTGCAGCGGCTGGTGAAGACCCTCGGCCTGGTGTGCGCCACCCCCGAGTTCACCCAGCACCCGGCCGTGATCAACGGCTTCAGCGAGCTAATGCGCGAGGTGTTCGGCGCCGACGCCGGCGTGGCCGCCCGCAGCGCGTTCGGCACGCCTTCGCTGCCGGCCGGGATGGCGGTCGAGATCGAGGCGACCTTCTTGCTGCACCCGTGA
- the hisI gene encoding phosphoribosyl-AMP cyclohydrolase encodes MDTPPLPNDAPAFADADSLLPAIAQDAQTGRVLMIAYMNREAYDLTLSTGWAVYYSRSRGALWRKGETSGNRQRVRRVLLDCDQDAILLQVDQEGGAACHQGYPSCFFREATPAGLRVVEQRVFDPSEVYGK; translated from the coding sequence ATGGACACGCCGCCCCTGCCCAACGACGCCCCCGCATTTGCCGACGCCGACAGCCTGCTGCCGGCGATCGCCCAGGACGCCCAGACCGGCCGGGTGCTGATGATCGCCTACATGAACCGCGAGGCGTACGACCTGACCCTCAGCACCGGCTGGGCCGTGTACTACAGCCGCAGCCGGGGTGCGTTGTGGCGCAAGGGGGAGACCTCCGGCAACCGCCAGCGGGTACGCCGGGTGCTGCTAGACTGCGACCAAGACGCCATCCTGCTGCAGGTCGATCAAGAAGGGGGCGCCGCCTGCCACCAGGGGTACCCAAGCTGCTTCTTTCGAGAGGCGACCCCCGCGGGGCTGCGCGTGGTGGAGCAGCGGGTGTTTGACCCGAGTGAGGTCTACGGTAAGTAG
- a CDS encoding glycosyltransferase family 2 protein → MDTKLSIVLPVYNAERSLRQQVESVLEQAGELTPRFEVLIVDDGSTDDTFDIANELSAQYVQVAVVRQPQRHGLGAVIRRVRRRLAGRWVVLHDGVSPLEAGQIRRLWEERFGAEQVPADQNAAAELRRAVATHAAVAAAHSRLAGFQWMSGDEATDEAAGLTRADSSSPRERRRSVGQIPTLPRPRLMSSLSDFAIGE, encoded by the coding sequence GTGGATACGAAGCTCTCGATCGTCCTGCCCGTCTACAACGCCGAACGAAGCCTCCGCCAACAAGTCGAAAGCGTCCTGGAGCAAGCCGGCGAGCTCACGCCGCGGTTCGAGGTGTTGATCGTCGACGACGGTTCCACCGACGACACGTTCGACATCGCCAACGAGCTCTCGGCCCAGTACGTCCAGGTAGCCGTGGTGCGTCAGCCGCAGCGTCACGGCCTGGGCGCCGTGATCCGCCGGGTCCGCCGCCGGCTGGCGGGCCGGTGGGTGGTGCTGCACGACGGGGTCTCGCCGCTCGAGGCGGGGCAGATCCGCCGGTTGTGGGAAGAACGCTTCGGCGCCGAGCAGGTCCCCGCGGATCAGAACGCCGCCGCCGAGCTGCGTCGCGCGGTAGCGACCCACGCGGCCGTGGCCGCGGCCCACTCCCGTCTGGCGGGCTTCCAGTGGATGAGTGGCGACGAAGCGACGGACGAAGCGGCCGGCCTAACCCGCGCCGACTCCAGCTCCCCACGCGAGCGGCGCCGCAGCGTCGGCCAGATCCCTACGCTCCCCAGGCCGCGGCTGATGAGCTCGCTGAGCGATTTTGCGATCGGGGAGTAA
- a CDS encoding ROK family protein, translating into MAPSASQSDLPLFIGVDVGGTGIKIGLVTNRGITLGYKSIATEQERGVEDAAGRIAHVIETLLTEAGVDRGDVRRLGLATPGPMDVPNGILLTPGNIPAWRHTPIRKIVSEACKLPVTYANDANAAAYGEFWSGAGRRFGTMVMVTLGTGVGGGVILDDVLVAGAHSCGGEVGHIIIDCAPDAPLNSLGIRGTLEGYCGSYGVVRRTQELLAKPAPPSTLRDRVAAGEELTPLLVAQNAEEGDELSLSVVMETARLLAIGIVTLVHTLDPEGVVIGGAMTFGGAGHPLGERFLAAVRAEARGRMIEHLREAVTIEFAKLAGDAGFIGAAGLARRDALAAE; encoded by the coding sequence ATGGCGCCATCCGCCTCGCAGAGCGACCTCCCACTCTTCATTGGCGTCGACGTGGGCGGCACCGGTATTAAGATCGGGTTGGTCACCAATCGCGGGATAACGCTGGGTTACAAGTCGATCGCGACCGAGCAAGAACGGGGCGTCGAAGACGCCGCGGGGCGGATCGCTCACGTGATCGAGACGCTGCTCACGGAGGCCGGCGTCGATCGCGGCGATGTCCGTCGCCTAGGGCTCGCGACCCCCGGGCCGATGGACGTCCCCAACGGCATCCTGCTCACGCCCGGCAACATCCCCGCGTGGCGGCACACGCCCATCCGCAAGATCGTTTCCGAGGCCTGCAAGCTGCCGGTCACCTACGCCAACGACGCCAACGCCGCGGCGTACGGCGAGTTCTGGAGCGGCGCCGGCCGGCGGTTCGGCACCATGGTGATGGTGACGCTGGGGACCGGCGTTGGCGGGGGCGTGATCCTGGACGACGTGCTGGTGGCGGGCGCCCATAGCTGCGGCGGTGAGGTGGGGCACATCATCATCGACTGCGCTCCAGACGCCCCGCTCAACTCCCTGGGCATCCGCGGCACGCTGGAGGGCTATTGCGGCTCGTACGGCGTGGTCCGCCGCACCCAGGAGCTGCTCGCCAAGCCGGCGCCCCCCAGCACGCTCCGCGACCGCGTGGCGGCCGGCGAAGAGCTGACGCCGCTGCTGGTGGCCCAGAACGCCGAGGAGGGAGACGAGCTCTCCCTGAGCGTCGTCATGGAGACGGCCCGGCTGCTGGCGATCGGTATCGTGACGCTGGTCCACACGCTCGACCCCGAGGGGGTGGTGATCGGCGGCGCCATGACCTTCGGCGGCGCCGGCCACCCGCTGGGCGAGAGGTTCCTCGCCGCGGTCCGCGCCGAGGCCCGCGGCCGGATGATCGAACACCTCCGCGAAGCGGTCACGATCGAGTTCGCCAAGCTAGCGGGCGACGCGGGCTTCATCGGCGCGGCGGGGCTGGCGCGGCGCGATGCGCTGGCCGCAGAATGA
- a CDS encoding cytochrome-c peroxidase: MAGLVLRVTLLAALAAPALTVGSEAVELGVADLLSGVPGDGPLRADEVRAWLADPENHNPLRPKLPLGLAAGAMQTAGLAENPLTRAKIELGRQLYFDGRLSGDGAVSCASCHDPDHGYAADTRFGIGVGAQEGTRNSPTVLNRIVSGKQFWDGRAGSLEEQAIGPIANPIEMGHTHDACAECLAGVEVYRLQFEAVFPEGVTIENIGRAIACFERTIVTGASPWDYQQQLARFEKAYAEDLAYADTLEEDDPALFDQHQKLKRLAAAQPMSAGAKRGAELFFSQRVGCAQCHVGANLTDELYHNLGVGMGADVPDDRRDWGRFAITGDDADRGAFKTPTLRNIAQTAPYMHDGSQATLMEVVQWYDKGGEPNAYLSDKVLAIGLSAQEKEDLVAFLEALTGELPEVERGRLPE, encoded by the coding sequence ATGGCTGGACTTGTTCTTCGTGTGACGCTGCTGGCGGCGTTGGCTGCGCCGGCGCTAACGGTGGGCTCGGAGGCCGTCGAGCTCGGCGTGGCGGACCTGCTCTCGGGCGTTCCGGGCGACGGCCCGCTGAGGGCCGACGAGGTGCGGGCGTGGCTCGCCGACCCCGAGAACCACAACCCCCTCAGGCCCAAGCTGCCGTTGGGCCTCGCCGCCGGGGCGATGCAGACCGCCGGCCTCGCCGAGAACCCGCTAACCCGGGCCAAGATCGAGCTGGGCCGGCAGCTCTACTTCGACGGCCGGCTCTCGGGCGACGGCGCCGTTAGCTGCGCAAGCTGCCACGACCCCGACCACGGCTACGCCGCCGACACCCGGTTCGGCATCGGCGTCGGGGCGCAAGAGGGAACGCGCAACTCGCCCACGGTGCTCAACCGCATCGTGTCGGGCAAGCAGTTCTGGGACGGGCGCGCCGGTTCGCTGGAGGAGCAAGCGATCGGGCCGATCGCCAACCCGATCGAGATGGGGCACACCCACGACGCCTGCGCTGAATGCCTAGCCGGCGTCGAGGTCTACCGCCTCCAGTTCGAGGCGGTGTTCCCAGAAGGCGTCACGATCGAGAACATCGGCCGGGCGATCGCCTGCTTCGAGCGGACGATCGTCACCGGCGCCTCCCCATGGGACTACCAGCAGCAGCTCGCGCGTTTCGAGAAGGCCTACGCCGAAGACCTCGCCTACGCAGACACACTAGAGGAGGACGACCCGGCGCTCTTCGACCAGCACCAGAAGCTCAAACGCCTGGCCGCGGCGCAACCGATGTCCGCGGGCGCCAAACGCGGCGCCGAGCTCTTCTTCAGCCAGCGGGTGGGGTGCGCCCAGTGCCACGTGGGCGCCAATCTTACCGACGAGCTGTACCACAATCTGGGGGTCGGCATGGGCGCCGACGTTCCTGACGACCGACGCGACTGGGGCCGGTTCGCCATCACGGGCGACGACGCCGACCGCGGCGCCTTCAAAACCCCCACGCTGCGGAACATCGCCCAGACCGCCCCCTACATGCACGACGGCTCACAGGCCACGCTGATGGAGGTTGTTCAGTGGTACGACAAGGGGGGCGAGCCCAATGCCTACCTCAGCGACAAGGTGCTGGCGATCGGCCTGAGCGCGCAAGAGAAAGAAGATTTGGTCGCGTTCCTCGAAGCCCTCACCGGCGAGCTGCCCGAGGTCGAGCGTGGCAGGTTGCCCGAATAA
- the tpx gene encoding thiol peroxidase, with translation MSRSGAVTFKGNPVTLAGEAVAVGQAAPAISLSYVKDGFKTLTLDELKGKPTLLSVVPSLDTGVCAIQTKKFNEKLAGMGDSVNAVTVSLDLPFAQGRFCGAEGITNMRVGSDYRDRAFGNQWGTLIEELLILCRAVFVLDGEGKVKHAEYVSEVTSEPDYDAALAALKG, from the coding sequence ATGTCACGTTCAGGCGCCGTTACGTTCAAGGGCAACCCCGTCACGCTGGCCGGCGAGGCCGTCGCCGTGGGCCAGGCCGCCCCGGCGATCTCCCTCAGCTACGTGAAGGACGGCTTCAAGACGCTCACGCTGGACGAGCTCAAGGGGAAGCCGACGCTGCTGAGCGTGGTCCCTTCGCTCGACACGGGCGTCTGCGCCATCCAGACCAAGAAGTTCAACGAGAAGCTGGCCGGGATGGGCGACTCGGTGAACGCTGTCACGGTGAGCCTCGACCTGCCGTTCGCCCAGGGCCGCTTCTGCGGCGCCGAAGGGATCACCAACATGCGGGTCGGCAGCGACTACCGCGATCGGGCCTTCGGCAACCAGTGGGGGACCTTGATCGAGGAGCTGCTGATCCTGTGCCGCGCGGTGTTCGTGCTGGACGGCGAGGGTAAAGTAAAGCATGCAGAGTACGTGAGCGAAGTCACCAGCGAACCCGATTACGACGCGGCGCTAGCGGCGCTGAAGGGTTAG
- a CDS encoding DUF1570 domain-containing protein, protein MNPTAEPGATTGGGAHREPTAELLGPVLAIGADTLARSFASRSTKIDGMRRRLPIFVVLLLVADGATAIDRVTFATEAGEQTVEGRVLAADATGGRLVESSDGALTVVTGEEVRGVESDDAPFAPLGADAFAEAMLAELPEGFQVYQTAHYVVCYNTSREYAQWTSSLLERLHKAFTAYWQRAGFELHEPEFPLAVIVYSNADQYAQESRDELGSATGAVVGHYSLATNRVRMYDLTGADQFRRNTGARVSRRDISRLLASPAAEPLVATIIHEATHQIAFNCGLQQRYADIPLWLLEGMAVYFETPDLSAGRGWRGIGKVNQRRLAIFRQNLRTWSPARIAAIVASDKPLRETRTANDAYSDAWALNYYLIQRQPKQYVEYVRMMSERKPLRSAPEDQRISDFTDHFGDLAPLSRELAELMQRL, encoded by the coding sequence ATGAACCCTACGGCAGAGCCCGGCGCCACGACGGGCGGCGGCGCCCACCGCGAGCCGACCGCGGAACTGCTGGGTCCGGTCCTAGCGATTGGCGCGGATACTCTGGCGCGGTCATTCGCGTCTCGATCGACTAAGATAGACGGGATGAGACGCCGGCTCCCAATCTTTGTTGTCCTGCTGCTGGTCGCCGACGGCGCGACCGCGATCGACCGCGTGACGTTCGCCACCGAAGCGGGGGAACAAACCGTTGAGGGGCGGGTGCTGGCCGCGGACGCTACCGGCGGGCGGCTGGTGGAGTCGTCCGACGGCGCCCTGACCGTGGTCACGGGGGAGGAAGTACGCGGCGTCGAGTCCGACGACGCCCCGTTCGCCCCGCTCGGCGCCGACGCGTTTGCCGAAGCAATGTTGGCCGAACTCCCCGAGGGGTTCCAGGTCTATCAAACGGCGCACTACGTGGTTTGTTACAACACGTCGCGCGAGTACGCCCAATGGACCAGCTCTCTGCTCGAACGGCTGCACAAGGCGTTCACCGCCTACTGGCAGCGGGCCGGGTTCGAGCTGCACGAGCCAGAGTTCCCGCTCGCGGTCATCGTCTACTCCAACGCCGACCAGTACGCCCAGGAGAGCCGAGACGAGCTCGGCTCTGCGACCGGCGCGGTCGTCGGCCACTACAGCCTGGCGACCAACCGCGTGCGGATGTACGACCTCACGGGCGCGGACCAGTTCCGCCGCAACACCGGCGCGCGCGTCTCTCGGCGAGACATCTCGCGCCTGCTTGCTTCGCCCGCCGCGGAGCCGTTGGTGGCCACGATCATCCACGAAGCCACCCACCAGATCGCATTCAACTGCGGCCTGCAGCAGCGTTACGCCGACATCCCGCTGTGGCTGCTGGAGGGGATGGCTGTGTACTTCGAGACGCCAGACCTGTCCGCCGGGCGGGGCTGGCGGGGCATCGGCAAGGTGAACCAACGCCGGCTGGCGATCTTCCGCCAGAACCTGCGGACCTGGTCGCCGGCCCGGATCGCGGCGATCGTCGCCAGCGACAAGCCGCTGCGCGAGACGCGGACCGCGAACGACGCCTACTCGGACGCTTGGGCGCTGAACTACTACCTGATCCAGCGTCAGCCGAAGCAGTACGTCGAGTACGTGCGGATGATGAGCGAGCGCAAACCGCTGCGTTCGGCGCCCGAGGATCAACGCATCAGCGACTTCACCGACCACTTCGGCGACCTGGCGCCGCTGTCCCGCGAGCTCGCCGAGCTGATGCAGCGGCTGTAG
- a CDS encoding competence type IV pilus major pilin ComGC produces the protein MRKPCPNRRAGFSLMELLLVVVILGIIAAIVVPRVSVSMATAEQKVRAHQMTTMNAAIERYQVETGSWPAALTDLTPAYLPDGVPVPPGGGAYSLDGTTYRSVYTP, from the coding sequence ATGCGGAAACCTTGCCCAAATCGCCGTGCCGGCTTCTCGCTGATGGAGCTCTTGCTGGTGGTGGTGATCCTGGGGATCATCGCCGCGATCGTGGTCCCCCGCGTGTCGGTCTCGATGGCGACCGCCGAGCAGAAGGTACGCGCCCACCAGATGACGACGATGAACGCCGCGATCGAGCGGTACCAGGTCGAAACCGGTAGCTGGCCCGCCGCCCTCACCGATCTGACGCCGGCCTACCTGCCCGACGGCGTGCCGGTCCCCCCGGGCGGGGGCGCCTACTCCCTCGACGGCACGACTTACCGCTCCGTCTACACGCCGTAG
- a CDS encoding RNA polymerase sigma factor, whose amino-acid sequence MASPDDHLSQIDTLWSVVQQAHGGDRDRIESAQKLLLDRYGGAVHRYALAALRNEEQADEVFQEFALRFVRGDFGRADPARGRFRSFVKTTVFHLIIDQQRRKQRDKRQGQFLTATPEPAAATEEDRDALFDQSWRDDLLARAWQKLEALEEQSGKPYHTALRTRVEYPDLRSPELAERLAETLGKPMTSGAARVLLHRAREAFAEGLLTEVRDTLRDDSPEGLEDELIALGLYEYCRPILEKQG is encoded by the coding sequence ATGGCGTCCCCCGACGACCACCTCAGCCAGATCGACACGCTCTGGTCGGTAGTCCAGCAAGCGCACGGCGGCGACCGCGACCGGATCGAGAGCGCCCAGAAGCTGCTGCTCGACCGCTACGGCGGCGCCGTGCACCGCTACGCGCTCGCGGCGCTCCGCAACGAAGAGCAGGCCGACGAGGTGTTCCAGGAGTTCGCCCTGCGCTTTGTGCGCGGCGACTTCGGCCGCGCCGACCCGGCCCGTGGCAGGTTCCGCAGCTTTGTGAAGACGACCGTGTTTCACCTAATTATTGACCAGCAACGCCGCAAGCAACGCGACAAACGGCAGGGTCAGTTCCTGACCGCCACGCCCGAGCCCGCGGCCGCGACCGAAGAAGACCGCGACGCGCTGTTCGACCAGAGCTGGCGCGACGACCTGTTGGCCCGCGCCTGGCAGAAGCTCGAAGCGCTCGAGGAGCAATCGGGCAAGCCCTACCACACGGCGCTGCGGACCCGCGTCGAATACCCCGACCTCCGCTCTCCAGAGCTGGCGGAGCGGCTGGCCGAGACGCTCGGCAAGCCGATGACCTCGGGCGCCGCGCGGGTGCTGCTGCACCGCGCGCGCGAGGCGTTTGCCGAGGGGTTGCTGACCGAGGTGCGCGACACCCTGCGCGACGACTCGCCCGAGGGGCTGGAAGACGAGCTGATCGCGCTGGGGCTGTACGAGTACTGTCGGCCGATCCTCGAGAAGCAGGGTTAG